One region of Salvia miltiorrhiza cultivar Shanhuang (shh) chromosome 3, IMPLAD_Smil_shh, whole genome shotgun sequence genomic DNA includes:
- the LOC131017772 gene encoding probable phosphopantothenoylcysteine decarboxylase, with the protein MAHVEPENMEMNLYQVNSAVRRPRILLAASGSVAAIKFANLCHCFSEWAEVKAVATQASLHFVDRIALPKDVILYTDEDEWSSWKKIGDNVLHIELRKWADIMVIAPLSANTLAKIAGGLCDNLLTCIVRAWDYSKPMFVAPAMNTLMWNNPFTERHLMGIDDLGISLIPPVKKRLACGDYGNGAMAEPSLIYSTVRLFFETREQSSGGNV; encoded by the exons ATGGCACATGTAGAACCTGAGAATATGGAGATGAACTTGTATCAAGTGAATAGTGCTGTGAGGAGACCTCGTATCCTGCTCGCTGCCAGTGGAAGTGTGGCTGCAATAAAATTTGCTAATCTTTGTCATTGTTTCTCCGAGTGGGCGGAAGTGAAAGCTGTTGCTACCCAGGCATCTCTCCATTTCGTAGACAGGATAGCTCTTCCCAAGGATGTAATACTTTACACTGATGAGGATGAATGGTCGAGTTGGAAAAAAATAGGTGATAATGTGCTCCATATTGAGTTGCGTAAATGGGCTGATATCATGGTCATCGCACCTTTGTCTGCTAATACACTTGCCAAG ATTGCCGGAGGTTTATGTGATAACTTACTGACCTGCATTGTACGGGCATGGGACTACAGCAAGCCAATGTTTGTAGCGCCAGCCATGAATACCCTCATGTGGAACAACCCTTTCACTGAACGCCATCTCATGGGGATCGATGATCTTGGAATCTCACTTATCCCCCCAGTGAAGAAGAGGCTGGCCTGTGGAGACTATGGAAACGGTGCAATGGCTGAACCTTCCCTAATATACTCGACTGTAAGACTTTTCTTTGAGACTCGAGAACAATCAAGTGGTGGCAATGTTTAG